In a single window of the Streptomyces sp. NBC_00353 genome:
- a CDS encoding TetR/AcrR family transcriptional regulator: MVEVAIGPLVMPRHKVRRLPAIDGHRSEALDLAVEVFWRQGYEGTSITDLTTAMGMNKPSLYTVFGSKEKLFQRVVARYAERDMGYRTAALAEPTAAAVARTLLLENAKALTREDRPARCLSIQGGLSTSPDNASICTFLAASRLEGEQALADRFRTAVTDGDLPSDTNPARPRPLHHRLHRGPSRTRRSGRQPPATRRDRRNRPTGLPRRHRPDVRLTRPGRGRGLRGSTCAARITAS; this comes from the coding sequence ATGGTGGAAGTCGCCATCGGGCCGCTCGTGATGCCGCGCCACAAGGTCCGCCGCCTGCCAGCCATCGACGGCCACCGCTCAGAAGCGCTTGACCTCGCGGTCGAGGTCTTCTGGCGCCAGGGGTACGAGGGCACCTCCATCACCGACCTCACCACCGCGATGGGCATGAACAAGCCCAGCCTGTACACGGTGTTCGGGTCGAAGGAAAAACTGTTCCAGCGAGTCGTCGCGCGCTACGCGGAGCGGGACATGGGCTACAGGACCGCCGCGCTCGCCGAACCGACAGCCGCCGCCGTCGCCCGGACCCTGCTACTGGAGAACGCCAAGGCACTCACCCGGGAAGACCGCCCGGCCCGCTGCCTGTCCATCCAAGGCGGCCTGTCCACCAGCCCCGACAACGCCTCGATCTGCACCTTCCTCGCCGCGAGCCGACTGGAGGGCGAGCAGGCACTGGCCGACCGCTTCCGCACGGCGGTGACGGACGGCGACCTGCCCTCCGATACGAACCCGGCACGCCCTCGCCCGCTACATCATCGCCTTCACCGAGGGCCAAGCCGTACACGCCGCAGCGGGCGCCAACCGCCAGCAACTCGAAGAGACCGCAGAAATCGCCCTACGGGCCTTCCCAGGCGACACCGGCCCGACGTCCGACTGACGCGCCCGGGCCGAGGGCGTGGGCTGCGCGGGTCAACCTGCGCAGCACGCATCACCGCATCCTAG
- a CDS encoding IS630 family transposase, whose product MPERVRVREIDDDEGRRLLRIIRRGAGSVVTWRRAQMVLLSAQGMPVAKIAEVSFTSDDRVRDVIHNFNADGFDSLYPKYSGGRPKTFTLPERREIKKIAKSKPTEHDLPFSTWSLTKLADFLVAEGVVDDISHEGLRILLREEGVSFQRLKTWKTSRDPDYAAKKARVEHLYAIADGEVIPEDGEPEVIFCMDEFGPLNLMPHPGRQWAERGGTHKDPDREPRRRRRATYNRYGGVRHLFAALDLAKDKLYGHIKPVKKRTQFLEFCRYLRSLYPDTVRIAIVADNFSPHLTTKRCQRVGTWAAANNVEIAYTPTNSSWLNRIEAQFTALRYFTLDGTDHADHKEQGSMIRRYIIWRNRHADDQHLQAVVDRANVA is encoded by the coding sequence GTGCCAGAACGAGTGCGTGTCCGAGAGATCGATGATGATGAGGGGCGGCGACTGCTGCGGATTATCCGCAGAGGCGCCGGGTCGGTGGTGACCTGGCGGCGGGCCCAGATGGTGCTGCTGTCCGCGCAGGGCATGCCGGTGGCGAAGATCGCCGAGGTGTCGTTCACCAGCGACGACCGGGTCCGGGACGTGATCCACAACTTCAACGCCGACGGCTTCGACTCTCTGTATCCGAAGTACTCCGGTGGCCGGCCGAAGACGTTCACGCTGCCGGAGCGCCGTGAGATCAAGAAGATCGCGAAGTCGAAGCCGACCGAGCACGACCTGCCGTTCTCGACCTGGAGCCTGACCAAGCTGGCGGACTTCCTGGTCGCCGAGGGGGTGGTCGACGACATCAGCCACGAGGGCCTGCGCATCCTGCTCCGCGAGGAAGGCGTCTCGTTTCAACGCCTGAAGACCTGGAAGACCTCACGCGATCCGGACTACGCGGCCAAGAAAGCGCGGGTCGAGCACCTGTACGCCATCGCCGACGGCGAGGTTATACCCGAGGACGGCGAACCCGAAGTCATCTTCTGCATGGACGAGTTCGGGCCGCTCAACCTGATGCCCCACCCGGGCCGGCAGTGGGCCGAGCGCGGCGGCACACACAAGGACCCCGACCGTGAACCGCGCCGACGGCGACGAGCGACCTACAACCGCTACGGCGGGGTGCGACACCTGTTCGCCGCCCTGGACCTGGCCAAGGACAAGCTCTACGGCCACATCAAACCGGTCAAGAAGCGCACCCAGTTCCTGGAGTTCTGCCGCTACCTGCGCAGCCTCTACCCGGACACCGTCCGGATCGCGATCGTGGCCGACAACTTCTCCCCGCACCTGACCACGAAAAGGTGCCAGCGGGTCGGCACCTGGGCTGCCGCGAACAACGTCGAGATCGCCTACACACCGACCAACTCCTCCTGGCTCAACCGCATCGAGGCCCAGTTCACGGCCCTGCGCTACTTCACTCTGGACGGCACGGACCACGCCGACCACAAGGAACAGGGCAGCATGATCCGCCGCTACATCATCTGGCGAAACCGCCATGCCGACGACCAGCACCTACAAGCCGTCGTCGACAGGGCAAACGTTGCCTGA
- a CDS encoding alpha/beta fold hydrolase codes for MTRKHLHRSPWTYATVLGASAAAIALTTTAPGMASAAGRSPATKPTVVLVHGAFADSSSWNGVIANLQRAGYPVAAPANPLRGLTQDAGYLSSFLKSVHGPVVLVGHSYGGSVISQAAAEAPNVKALVYIAGFSPDKGENAADLSGKFPGSTLGPTLNSVSFPLPDGGTGSDLYIKADKFHDQFAADVPKSTTDLMAATQRPVAASALTDKATAAAWKTIPSWDLVTLQDKNIPAAAQKFMAKRAHSHTIEIQASHAVPVSHPAAVASLIEKAAHSTVR; via the coding sequence ATGACCCGCAAGCATCTGCACCGCTCGCCTTGGACCTACGCCACCGTGCTGGGCGCCAGTGCGGCAGCGATCGCGTTGACGACCACCGCGCCCGGGATGGCCTCCGCTGCGGGTCGCTCCCCGGCTACAAAGCCCACCGTTGTGCTGGTTCACGGCGCCTTCGCGGACTCCTCCAGCTGGAACGGGGTCATCGCCAACCTGCAGCGCGCGGGCTACCCGGTCGCCGCTCCCGCCAACCCGCTGAGGGGGCTAACTCAGGACGCCGGCTATCTCAGCAGTTTCCTCAAGAGCGTGCACGGGCCCGTCGTGCTCGTCGGTCACTCCTACGGCGGCTCGGTCATCAGCCAGGCAGCCGCCGAAGCCCCCAACGTCAAGGCGCTCGTCTACATCGCCGGCTTCTCTCCCGACAAAGGTGAGAACGCGGCAGACCTCTCCGGCAAGTTCCCCGGGAGCACACTCGGCCCAACTCTCAACTCCGTGTCCTTCCCGCTTCCCGACGGCGGCACTGGCAGCGACCTGTACATAAAGGCCGACAAGTTCCACGACCAGTTCGCAGCCGACGTCCCCAAGTCGACCACCGACTTGATGGCCGCAACCCAGCGCCCGGTGGCCGCCAGTGCGCTCACCGACAAGGCGACCGCAGCGGCATGGAAGACCATTCCCTCCTGGGACCTGGTCACCCTTCAGGACAAGAACATCCCGGCGGCGGCACAGAAGTTCATGGCCAAGCGGGCGCACTCGCACACGATCGAGATCCAGGCGTCCCACGCCGTCCCCGTTTCCCACCCGGCCGCCGTCGCGAGCCTGATCGAGAAGGCTGCCCACTCGACGGTCCGATAG
- a CDS encoding FAD-dependent monooxygenase: MNDSATRTPPPDEQVVIVGAGPVGLWLAGELQLAGVPTTVLERTLTRVPHSKALGIHARTIEVLAMRGAEGQFLAQGRKVPNWHFGMLASRIDLGVLNTPYPYMLGHPQTHTEAILEERALALGGTVLRGHAVTSLEQDASAVTLKVTGPSGPYTCRAGYVVGCDGAGSTVRKAAGIAFPGTDARVFGILGDVVLQDPPPGGQFQAFNANGALIVVPLPGGFYRVTGFDPLHQQPATSLTLDDLRAWATRVAGTDFGMTDPQWISRFGNATRQAATYRAGRVLLAGDAAHMHFPAGGVGLNVGVQDAMNLGWKLAAKIKGRASAELLDSYHRERHPVGVALAEHTLAQTALLGSTLPETLALRDLLSKLINAQPGLSTGLAGILSALDISYPSAHPQAHPLTGTRAVPTSTADGSRPLLFDLLHDGRPLVLNLSGDPLPGTHRLTRQLGFHITSMATIDASDPLWAGVQTAIIRPDGHVWWATDTGKDQQADLDNTVQHALKGLCVSFAPLK; the protein is encoded by the coding sequence ATGAACGACAGCGCAACGCGCACTCCTCCGCCTGATGAGCAGGTCGTCATCGTCGGGGCGGGTCCGGTGGGCCTCTGGCTCGCTGGGGAACTTCAGTTGGCTGGCGTGCCCACGACAGTGCTGGAACGAACGCTTACGCGAGTTCCTCACTCGAAGGCGCTAGGGATCCATGCCCGCACCATCGAGGTGCTGGCGATGCGTGGCGCGGAAGGACAGTTCCTGGCACAGGGCAGGAAAGTTCCGAACTGGCACTTCGGCATGCTCGCCAGCAGGATCGACCTCGGCGTCCTCAACACGCCCTACCCCTACATGCTGGGCCACCCGCAGACTCACACCGAGGCGATACTCGAAGAACGCGCCCTCGCGCTGGGAGGCACCGTGCTTCGGGGGCACGCGGTCACCAGCCTGGAACAGGACGCTTCGGCAGTCACCTTGAAGGTCACCGGCCCCTCGGGGCCCTATACCTGCCGCGCTGGATACGTTGTTGGGTGTGACGGGGCTGGCAGCACCGTACGCAAGGCCGCCGGCATCGCTTTCCCGGGCACCGACGCCCGCGTCTTCGGAATCCTGGGCGATGTGGTTCTGCAAGACCCTCCGCCCGGCGGCCAATTCCAGGCGTTCAACGCGAACGGCGCGCTCATCGTCGTCCCGCTCCCCGGCGGGTTCTACCGCGTCACTGGATTCGACCCCTTGCACCAGCAGCCTGCGACCTCGCTGACTTTGGACGACCTCCGTGCCTGGGCAACGAGAGTGGCAGGCACAGACTTCGGAATGACCGACCCCCAGTGGATTTCCCGCTTCGGTAACGCCACCCGGCAAGCGGCCACCTACCGCGCCGGCCGGGTCCTGCTTGCAGGTGACGCCGCCCATATGCACTTCCCCGCGGGCGGGGTCGGCCTCAATGTCGGCGTCCAGGACGCCATGAACCTTGGCTGGAAACTGGCGGCAAAGATCAAAGGACGCGCATCCGCGGAATTGCTCGACAGCTACCACCGCGAAAGGCACCCCGTGGGGGTGGCCCTGGCGGAGCACACCCTTGCTCAGACGGCCTTGCTCGGCAGCACCCTTCCCGAGACTCTGGCGCTAAGGGATCTGCTCAGCAAACTCATCAACGCACAACCAGGACTTTCCACCGGGCTCGCCGGCATTCTGTCTGCGCTCGACATCTCCTACCCCAGCGCTCATCCCCAGGCCCACCCCCTGACCGGTACGAGGGCTGTACCAACTTCGACCGCGGACGGTTCCCGGCCGTTGCTCTTCGATCTCCTACATGACGGACGGCCGCTAGTCCTCAACCTCTCGGGCGATCCTCTGCCCGGTACACACAGACTCACCCGACAATTGGGTTTCCACATCACCTCGATGGCGACTATCGACGCCTCTGACCCGCTCTGGGCGGGCGTCCAGACGGCGATCATCCGACCCGACGGGCACGTGTGGTGGGCCACGGATACCGGCAAGGACCAGCAAGCAGATCTTGACAACACAGTGCAGCACGCGCTGAAGGGACTCTGTGTCTCCTTCGCACCCTTGAAATAG